Proteins encoded together in one Balearica regulorum gibbericeps isolate bBalReg1 chromosome 3, bBalReg1.pri, whole genome shotgun sequence window:
- the CALM2 gene encoding calmodulin-2 produces the protein MADQLTEEQIAEFKEAFSLFDKDGDGTITTKELGTVMRSLGQNPTEAELQDMINEVDADGNGTIDFPEFLTMMARKMKDTDSEEEIREAFRVFDKDGNGYISAAELRHVMTNLGEKLTDEEVDEMIREADIDGDGQVNYEEFVQMMTAK, from the exons ATG GCTGATCAACTGACAGAAGAGCAGATTGCAG AATTCAAAGAAGCTTTTTCACTATTTGACAAGGATGGTGATGGTACTATAACTACAAAGGAGTTGGGGACAGTGATGAGATCGCTTGGTCAAAACCCCACAGAAGCAGAGCTACAGGATATGATCAATGAAGTAGATGCTGATG GTAATGGCACAATTGACTTTCCAGAGTTTCTGACAATGAtggcaagaaaaatgaaagatacaGATAGCGAAGAAGAAATTAGAGAAGCGTTCCGTGTGTTTGACAAG gaTGGTAACGGTTACATTAGTGCTGCAGAACTCCGTCATGTGATGACAAATCTTGGTGAGAAGCTAACAGATGAAGAAGTTGATGAAATGATTAGGGAAGCAGACATTGATGGTGATGGTCAAGTAAACTATGAAG AGTTTGTACAAATGATGACAGCGAAGTGA